Proteins encoded together in one Variovorax paradoxus window:
- a CDS encoding aldo/keto reductase, whose protein sequence is MQYRKFGRTGLFVSELCLGTMTFGGASGIWGHIGNLQQAEAESLVGRALDAGINFIDTADVYSEGLSETITGQALKNLKVPRDNVVVATKVFGEAGKSPNAAGASRYHIMDGVKASLKRLQLDHIDLYQIHGFDPVTPIEETVRALDNLVQQGHVRYVGVSNWAAWQIMKALGIAERQGLARFESLQAYYTIAGRDLERELAPMLRSENVGLMVWSPLAGGLLSGKYGRNTEAEKGSRRTTFDFPPVNVVRAYDCIDAMRELAEARKVSVAQIALAWLLHQQVVTSVIVGAKRVEQLDDNIAATAIRLGADELAQLDQVSALPSEYPGWMLERQGGARAKRLAESSQRG, encoded by the coding sequence ATGCAATACCGCAAGTTCGGCCGTACCGGCCTGTTCGTTTCCGAGCTGTGCCTCGGCACCATGACCTTCGGCGGCGCCAGCGGCATCTGGGGGCATATCGGCAACCTCCAGCAAGCCGAGGCCGAAAGCCTGGTCGGCCGGGCACTGGACGCGGGCATCAACTTCATCGACACCGCCGACGTGTATTCCGAAGGCCTTTCGGAAACCATCACCGGCCAGGCGCTGAAGAACCTCAAGGTACCGCGCGACAACGTCGTGGTCGCCACCAAGGTTTTCGGCGAAGCCGGCAAGAGCCCCAATGCGGCCGGCGCCTCGCGCTATCACATCATGGACGGCGTGAAGGCGAGCCTCAAGCGCCTGCAGCTCGACCATATCGACCTGTACCAGATCCACGGCTTCGACCCGGTCACGCCCATCGAGGAAACCGTGCGCGCGCTGGACAACCTGGTGCAGCAAGGCCACGTGCGCTATGTGGGCGTTTCGAACTGGGCCGCCTGGCAGATCATGAAGGCGCTGGGCATTGCCGAGCGCCAGGGCCTCGCGCGCTTCGAGTCGCTGCAGGCCTACTACACCATTGCGGGCCGCGACCTGGAGCGCGAGCTCGCGCCCATGCTGCGGAGCGAAAACGTCGGCCTCATGGTCTGGAGCCCGCTGGCGGGCGGCCTGCTCAGCGGCAAGTACGGGCGCAATACCGAAGCCGAAAAAGGCAGCCGCCGCACCACCTTCGACTTTCCGCCGGTGAATGTGGTGCGGGCCTACGACTGCATCGACGCGATGCGCGAACTGGCCGAGGCGCGCAAGGTGTCGGTGGCACAGATCGCGCTGGCATGGCTGCTGCACCAGCAGGTGGTAACCAGCGTGATCGTGGGCGCCAAGCGCGTCGAGCAGCTGGACGACAACATTGCCGCAACGGCCATCCGGCTCGGCGCCGACGAGCTGGCGCAACTCGACCAGGTGAGCGCGCTGCCTTCCGAGTACCCGGGCTGGATGCTCGAGCGTCAGGGCGGCGCACGGGCAAAGCGCCTGGCGGAATCGAGTCAGCGCGGCTGA
- the bioF gene encoding 8-amino-7-oxononanoate synthase: MSRLLERLEDEIAALDAQSLRRRRQIAETACAPEQTLTLSGAQAQRAMLCFSSNDYLGLAAHPALAAALAEGAARYGTGSGGSHLVLGHSRAHAELEERLGDWMAPFIPEARSLFFCTGYMANLAVLSALGGAEAVIFSESLNHASLIDGARLAKARVERYPHCDLAALDAQLGACDAPVKLIVSDAVFSMDGNIAPVAGLLSLAERHDAWLVLDDAHGFGVLGATGRGVLQAEGLRSERLVLVGTLGKAAGVSGAFVAAHRTVADYLVQKARPYIFTTAAPPAVAHALLASLKLIEGEEGDARRARLKARIAQFRRGLEAILQPGGSAWLPASSTAIQPLIVGGNARAMETMAQLDARGLRVGAIRPPTVPAGTARLRITLSASHTESDVARLVDAVGSALAQQPEVHP; this comes from the coding sequence ATGTCGCGCTTGCTTGAACGCCTGGAGGACGAGATTGCGGCGCTCGATGCGCAGTCGCTGCGCCGCCGGCGGCAGATCGCCGAGACGGCCTGCGCGCCCGAGCAGACGCTGACGCTCTCCGGCGCACAAGCGCAGCGCGCCATGCTCTGCTTCAGCAGCAACGACTACCTGGGGCTGGCAGCGCACCCGGCGCTGGCCGCCGCATTGGCCGAAGGCGCGGCACGCTATGGCACCGGCAGTGGCGGGTCGCACCTGGTGCTTGGCCATTCGCGCGCGCATGCGGAGCTGGAAGAGCGGCTCGGCGACTGGATGGCGCCCTTCATTCCCGAGGCGCGCAGCCTGTTCTTCTGCACGGGCTACATGGCCAACCTCGCGGTGCTATCGGCGCTTGGCGGTGCCGAAGCCGTGATTTTTTCGGAGTCGCTCAACCATGCCTCGCTGATCGACGGCGCACGGCTGGCCAAGGCTCGGGTCGAGCGCTATCCGCATTGCGACCTGGCCGCGCTGGATGCGCAGCTCGGCGCCTGCGATGCACCGGTCAAGCTCATCGTGAGCGATGCGGTCTTCAGCATGGACGGCAACATCGCGCCAGTAGCGGGGCTGCTCTCACTGGCGGAGCGCCACGACGCCTGGCTGGTGCTGGACGACGCGCACGGCTTCGGCGTGCTGGGCGCCACGGGGCGCGGCGTGCTGCAGGCGGAGGGCCTGCGCTCGGAGCGGCTGGTGCTTGTGGGCACGCTCGGCAAGGCGGCCGGGGTTTCGGGCGCGTTCGTGGCTGCGCACCGCACCGTGGCCGACTACCTGGTGCAAAAGGCGCGGCCATACATCTTCACCACCGCCGCGCCGCCGGCCGTTGCGCATGCGTTGCTTGCGAGCCTCAAGCTGATCGAGGGCGAAGAGGGCGATGCGCGCCGGGCCCGCCTGAAGGCACGCATCGCCCAGTTTCGCCGGGGCCTAGAGGCCATCTTGCAGCCGGGCGGCAGCGCCTGGCTGCCCGCTTCATCCACCGCGATCCAGCCGCTGATCGTCGGCGGCAACGCGCGTGCAATGGAAACCATGGCGCAGCTCGATGCCCGCGGACTGCGCGTGGGTGCGATCCGTCCGCCGACCGTGCCTGCCGGCACCGCGCGCCTGCGGATCACGCTATCGGCCAGCCACACCGAGTCCGATGTGGCCCGCCTGGTCGATGCAGTGGGCAGCGCGCTGGCGCAGCAGCCCGAGGTGCACCCATGA
- the bioA gene encoding adenosylmethionine--8-amino-7-oxononanoate transaminase — translation MPPTIAPHPTPAPSKNASWQQRSRRHVWHPCTQSIRLEAVPPLPIARGEGVWLHDHDGRRYLDATSSWWVNLFGHAHPAINAALKDQLDTLSHVMLAGCTHAPAVELAERLAALTGHALGHCFYASDGASAVEIALKMSFHAWRNAGLAGKRNFVALRNGYHGETLGALHVTDVPVFRDAYAPLLANAHFVASPDARGARQGESAAAVARHAAAELEALLAESHASIAAVIVEPLVQCATGMAMHDPEYLRLVRALCDRYGVHLIADEIAVGCGRTGTFFACEQAGIWPDFLCLSKGISGGYLPLALVMTRDAIHDGFVDDDVARSFLHSHSYTGNALACRAAIATLDLFEQEDALRRNRARAERLLCRLREGLRGMPVDHLRQRGMITAFDVRQPGARFAERFHLGARANGLLMRPIGATVYLMPPYAIGDGEIDLLVDATLDTLRALDVPGRAEQGGRDVALA, via the coding sequence ATGCCGCCAACGATTGCTCCTCACCCGACGCCCGCGCCGTCAAAAAACGCGAGCTGGCAACAGCGCAGCCGGCGCCACGTGTGGCATCCGTGCACGCAGAGCATCCGCCTGGAGGCGGTGCCGCCGCTGCCGATCGCGCGGGGCGAGGGCGTCTGGCTCCATGACCATGACGGCCGCCGCTACCTCGACGCGACGAGTTCGTGGTGGGTCAATCTCTTCGGGCATGCGCATCCGGCCATCAACGCCGCGCTGAAAGACCAGCTCGACACGCTTTCGCACGTGATGCTCGCAGGCTGCACGCACGCGCCCGCGGTGGAGTTGGCCGAGCGGCTTGCCGCGCTGACCGGCCATGCGCTCGGCCATTGCTTCTACGCCTCCGACGGCGCATCGGCGGTGGAGATCGCGTTGAAGATGAGCTTTCATGCGTGGCGCAACGCGGGCCTCGCCGGCAAGCGCAACTTTGTCGCGCTGCGCAACGGCTACCACGGCGAGACGCTGGGCGCGCTGCATGTGACCGACGTGCCGGTGTTCCGCGATGCCTACGCGCCGCTGCTCGCGAATGCGCACTTTGTTGCATCGCCCGACGCACGGGGCGCACGGCAGGGCGAAAGCGCTGCCGCGGTGGCGCGGCACGCTGCAGCCGAACTCGAGGCGCTGCTGGCCGAAAGCCATGCGTCGATTGCCGCCGTGATCGTCGAGCCGCTGGTGCAATGCGCCACCGGCATGGCCATGCACGACCCCGAATACCTGCGCCTGGTGCGCGCGCTGTGCGACCGCTACGGCGTGCACCTCATCGCCGACGAAATTGCTGTGGGCTGCGGGCGCACGGGCACCTTCTTCGCGTGCGAGCAGGCCGGCATCTGGCCCGACTTTCTTTGCCTCTCCAAGGGCATCAGCGGCGGCTATCTGCCGTTGGCGCTGGTGATGACGCGCGATGCGATCCACGATGGCTTTGTGGACGACGACGTGGCGCGCAGCTTTCTGCATTCCCATTCGTATACCGGTAACGCGCTGGCCTGCCGGGCGGCGATTGCGACGCTCGACCTGTTCGAGCAGGAGGATGCGCTGCGGCGCAACCGCGCCCGCGCCGAACGGCTGCTATGCCGCTTGCGCGAAGGTTTGCGAGGCATGCCCGTCGATCACCTGCGCCAGCGCGGAATGATCACGGCCTTCGACGTGCGCCAGCCGGGTGCCCGGTTTGCCGAGCGCTTTCACCTGGGCGCGCGGGCAAACGGCCTGTTGATGCGGCCGATCGGCGCCACGGTGTACCTCATGCCGCCGTATGCGATTGGCGACGGCGAGATCGACCTGCTGGTCGACGCCACGCTGGACACGCTGCGGGCGCTAGACGTGCCCGGCCGCGCAGAACAAGGAGGCCGCGATGTCGCGCTTGCTTGA
- a CDS encoding NmrA family NAD(P)-binding protein, whose amino-acid sequence MTHIVLGATGHVGSALVSALLAQGEKVIAVTRDAAHADALHRQGATIAEADVFDVPSLRRVVAGGKRLFLLNPPAPPSSDTAAEEQRSLDCILEAIEGLPLEKIVAESTYGAQRGDRIGDLDVLYRMEQALAAQPVPVSAIRAAYYMSNWDASLEPARSKGKLDSMYPPDFTLPMVAPRDLGEFAARLMLGEGRSSGPHYVEGPERYSPRDVAEAFAEALGRPVEVVVTPPDQWEQAFRSMGFSEAGARSYAAMTRLTLDNKEEPERSERGATSLREYISALVKKG is encoded by the coding sequence ATGACGCACATCGTCCTTGGCGCGACCGGGCATGTCGGCTCGGCGCTGGTTTCTGCGCTGCTTGCGCAAGGCGAGAAGGTGATCGCGGTCACGCGCGACGCCGCACATGCCGACGCCTTGCACCGGCAGGGCGCCACCATCGCGGAGGCCGATGTGTTCGACGTGCCTTCGCTGCGGCGCGTGGTGGCCGGCGGCAAGCGCCTGTTCCTGCTCAACCCGCCCGCGCCGCCTTCCAGCGACACCGCTGCCGAGGAGCAAAGGAGCCTGGACTGCATTCTCGAAGCGATCGAAGGCTTGCCGCTCGAGAAGATCGTTGCCGAATCGACTTACGGCGCGCAGCGCGGCGACCGTATCGGCGACCTCGATGTGCTCTACCGGATGGAGCAGGCGCTTGCGGCCCAGCCTGTGCCAGTGAGCGCGATTCGTGCCGCCTACTACATGAGCAACTGGGACGCCTCGCTCGAGCCCGCGCGGAGCAAGGGCAAGCTGGACAGCATGTATCCGCCCGACTTCACGCTGCCGATGGTGGCGCCGCGCGACCTCGGCGAGTTTGCGGCGCGGCTCATGCTGGGCGAGGGCCGCTCCTCCGGGCCGCACTATGTCGAGGGGCCGGAGCGCTACTCGCCGCGCGATGTCGCTGAGGCGTTCGCAGAGGCACTGGGGCGGCCGGTGGAAGTGGTCGTGACGCCGCCGGACCAATGGGAGCAGGCGTTTCGTTCGATGGGATTTTCGGAGGCCGGCGCAAGGTCTTATGCCGCCATGACGCGCCTCACCCTCGATAACAAGGAAGAGCCGGAAAGATCCGAACGCGGGGCGACTTCATTGCGCGAATACATCTCGGCGCTGGTGAAAAAGGGCTGA
- a CDS encoding UdgX family uracil-DNA binding protein (This protein belongs to the uracil DNA glycosylase superfamily, members of which act in excision repair of DNA. However, it belongs more specifically to UdgX branch, whose founding member was found to bind uracil in DNA (where it does not belong), without cleaving it, appears to promote DNA repair by a pathway involving RecA, rather than base excision.) produces the protein MSHRNEATAALKALSIATDACRECPLGEPATQSVFGEGPVGAVLMVVGEQPGDKEDLVGRPFVGPAGKLFDRAVAELGWSRDKLYVTNAVKHFKYELRGKRRIHKTPGQREAEACRHWLESEIELVQPRAFIALGGTAARSLLGRPVAVMKERGQWQENPAGHRVLVTLHPSALLRGDPEQREAAWEAWLKDLRVASEVMKKTAAAKSPGRAAPAPRPVRAPRRTRTTAPA, from the coding sequence ATGTCTCACCGCAACGAAGCCACCGCAGCCCTGAAGGCGCTGAGCATCGCCACCGACGCATGCCGCGAGTGCCCGCTGGGCGAGCCCGCAACGCAGTCGGTCTTTGGCGAGGGCCCGGTCGGCGCTGTGCTGATGGTGGTGGGCGAGCAGCCCGGCGACAAGGAAGACCTGGTGGGCCGCCCCTTCGTCGGCCCCGCCGGCAAGCTGTTCGACCGCGCCGTGGCCGAGCTCGGCTGGTCGCGCGACAAGCTCTACGTGACCAATGCGGTGAAGCATTTCAAATACGAACTGCGCGGCAAGCGCCGCATCCACAAGACGCCGGGCCAGCGCGAGGCTGAGGCCTGCAGGCACTGGCTCGAAAGCGAAATAGAGCTCGTGCAGCCGCGCGCCTTCATTGCCTTGGGCGGCACGGCCGCGCGCTCGCTGCTGGGCCGGCCGGTGGCCGTGATGAAGGAGCGTGGCCAGTGGCAGGAGAACCCCGCCGGACACCGAGTGCTGGTGACGCTGCACCCTTCCGCCCTGCTGCGCGGCGACCCGGAGCAAAGGGAGGCCGCGTGGGAAGCCTGGCTCAAGGACCTGCGGGTGGCCTCGGAGGTGATGAAGAAAACGGCGGCTGCCAAGTCTCCCGGGCGTGCCGCCCCCGCGCCCCGGCCGGTGCGCGCCCCACGCCGGACTCGAACGACAGCCCCTGCCTAG
- a CDS encoding alpha-ketoglutarate-dependent dioxygenase AlkB, with amino-acid sequence MRSARRIQLADEPDLFGEVPAAAIEGLRYEHEFLTRAEEEELLRIVRGFELREMRYKEYTARRRGIGFGGSYDFANHRLKPGAPIPEVFHPLRARVAEWMGMAPEDFAHMLVAEYRPGTPLGWHRDVPDFEDIVGVSLLGDAVMQLRPYPPASASAPPGLELLMEPRSIYTLRSEARWAWQHAIAPTETLRYSITMRTRRRA; translated from the coding sequence ATGCGATCCGCTAGGCGCATTCAGCTGGCCGACGAGCCCGACCTGTTCGGTGAGGTGCCGGCGGCAGCCATCGAGGGCCTGCGGTACGAGCATGAATTTCTCACGCGCGCCGAAGAAGAGGAGCTGCTGCGCATCGTGCGGGGCTTCGAGCTCCGGGAGATGCGCTACAAGGAATACACCGCGCGCCGCCGCGGCATCGGCTTTGGCGGCAGCTACGACTTTGCCAACCATCGTCTCAAGCCGGGTGCGCCGATCCCTGAGGTATTCCACCCCCTAAGGGCCAGGGTGGCCGAATGGATGGGCATGGCGCCCGAAGATTTCGCCCACATGCTCGTGGCCGAATATCGGCCCGGAACGCCGCTTGGCTGGCACCGCGACGTGCCCGACTTCGAGGACATCGTCGGCGTTTCGCTGCTCGGCGATGCCGTGATGCAGCTGCGGCCTTATCCCCCGGCCAGCGCCAGCGCACCTCCGGGCCTCGAGCTGCTGATGGAGCCGCGCTCCATCTACACGCTTCGAAGCGAAGCGCGCTGGGCCTGGCAGCACGCCATTGCGCCCACCGAGACGCTGCGCTATTCGATCACCATGCGCACGCGGCGGCGCGCCTGA